One stretch of Saccharomonospora xinjiangensis XJ-54 DNA includes these proteins:
- a CDS encoding IclR family transcriptional regulator, with protein sequence MPARRGQRQHDDAESGARGEERDYTVRAVERVCSILNLLQESVEGTSLIEVAQETELPKSSAFRYLWTLEAHRYVERDAASGLYRLGLGFVGMQSRHLEVLRERARPWLEKLRDEFGETVNLAILDGDHVVYLDVVESRKQVRFAAARGSREALLATALGRAIVSRFTDERVHDVAHHAGEPVLETEVLLAELAETRRRGYVIGDDEDSRYVCAPLPGTRLPVAIGVAGPAARFSPADAEKAAARLLEVTREIATGPIPEQRTSVPPRME encoded by the coding sequence GTGCCAGCACGACGCGGCCAGAGACAGCACGACGATGCGGAAAGCGGCGCCAGAGGAGAGGAGCGCGACTACACCGTTCGCGCCGTCGAACGAGTTTGTTCGATTCTCAACCTGCTACAGGAATCTGTGGAGGGCACCTCGCTCATCGAGGTCGCCCAGGAAACCGAGCTGCCGAAGTCGTCGGCGTTCCGCTATCTGTGGACGCTGGAAGCACACCGCTACGTCGAACGCGACGCCGCCAGCGGGCTCTACCGCCTCGGGCTCGGGTTCGTCGGTATGCAATCACGGCATCTGGAAGTGCTGAGGGAACGCGCTCGGCCATGGCTCGAAAAGCTCCGCGACGAATTCGGCGAAACGGTCAATCTGGCCATCCTGGATGGTGACCACGTCGTCTACCTCGATGTCGTGGAGAGCCGGAAGCAGGTCCGCTTCGCGGCGGCGCGCGGCTCACGGGAGGCGTTACTCGCCACAGCGCTCGGCAGGGCGATCGTCAGCCGGTTCACGGACGAGCGCGTGCACGACGTCGCCCACCACGCCGGCGAGCCGGTTCTCGAGACCGAGGTGCTGCTCGCCGAACTCGCCGAGACCCGACGGCGTGGCTACGTCATCGGCGATGACGAGGACAGCCGCTACGTCTGCGCTCCCCTTCCCGGCACTCGCCTGCCCGTCGCAATCGGCGTCGCAGGTCCCGCCGCGCGATTCTCACCGGCCGACGCCGAGAAGGCCGCGGCACGACTGCTGGAGGTGACGCGCGAGATCGCCACGGGACCGATTCCCGAGCAACGCACCAGCGTGCCACCCCGGATGGAGTAG
- a CDS encoding helix-turn-helix domain-containing protein, which translates to MLRRSVPEGAGEPIWDLMRRVRKLRGLTQYQLADRLAELSNNSSVSRDEVARWERGKRVPGPYWRQWLSVALDVPSEQLLEAVRCGRTRRASR; encoded by the coding sequence GTGTTACGCCGATCAGTTCCGGAGGGAGCCGGTGAACCGATCTGGGATCTGATGCGCCGAGTCCGCAAGCTACGCGGCCTCACGCAGTATCAGCTCGCCGATCGGCTGGCGGAACTGTCGAACAACTCCAGTGTGAGCCGCGACGAGGTGGCCAGGTGGGAACGGGGCAAACGCGTGCCCGGGCCCTACTGGCGCCAATGGTTGAGCGTCGCGCTCGACGTTCCTTCGGAGCAGTTGCTCGAAGCCGTCCGGTGTGGACGGACCAGGAGGGCGTCCCGGTGA
- a CDS encoding CGNR zinc finger domain-containing protein, whose translation MPFSRTEAPGELNRLEQLCNSARLLYTEDALITTASASAWLRAIGVDVGEIHRKEHDLLLKLRETVREYLEGQERTAELNKLAKILLAPPRWSSRGDPVLPPKKTGPLDIYLGECLALVFTSGLTGELERLKVCHNPDCRWVFYDRSPAQNSTWCSMDICGARHKMRTYRSRHAR comes from the coding sequence ATGCCGTTTTCGAGGACAGAGGCACCGGGCGAGTTGAACAGGCTGGAGCAGCTCTGCAACTCGGCGCGGCTGCTGTACACCGAAGACGCGTTGATCACGACGGCGAGCGCCTCGGCCTGGTTACGAGCGATCGGCGTGGACGTCGGGGAAATCCACCGCAAGGAACACGACCTGCTGCTGAAGCTGCGGGAGACCGTGCGGGAGTATCTCGAAGGCCAGGAACGGACAGCGGAGCTGAACAAGCTCGCGAAGATCCTCCTGGCGCCGCCCCGATGGTCCTCGCGCGGCGATCCGGTTCTCCCGCCGAAGAAGACGGGCCCACTCGACATCTACCTGGGCGAATGCCTCGCACTGGTCTTCACGTCGGGGCTGACCGGGGAACTCGAACGGCTCAAGGTCTGCCACAACCCGGACTGCCGGTGGGTCTTCTACGACCGCTCCCCCGCCCAGAACAGCACCTGGTGCAGCATGGACATCTGCGGGGCACGGCACAAGATGCGCACCTACCGCTCGCGGCACGCCCGCTGA
- a CDS encoding DUF3140 domain-containing protein, giving the protein MDARTDRLWDEFHRVVNMTSRELSEWLRTTAATAKDEELPDHAGPELGRRVLEILGKRKTDLADDDLDVMRKVVDRVHGQRGDDLEPTAGETHWRHRLMSIGHDPLKPVT; this is encoded by the coding sequence ATGGACGCCAGGACGGACAGGCTGTGGGACGAGTTCCATCGCGTCGTCAACATGACGTCGCGGGAACTGTCCGAGTGGTTGCGCACCACCGCCGCCACGGCGAAGGACGAGGAGCTGCCCGACCACGCCGGCCCGGAACTGGGCAGGCGGGTGCTGGAGATTCTCGGCAAGCGCAAGACCGATCTCGCCGACGACGACCTCGACGTGATGCGGAAAGTCGTGGACCGCGTGCACGGGCAGCGCGGTGACGACCTCGAACCCACCGCCGGGGAGACCCATTGGCGTCACCGGCTGATGTCGATCGGTCACGACCCGCTGAAGCCGGTCACCTGA
- a CDS encoding hydrogenase maturation protease, with product MRPRVLVTGIGTILRGDEGFALEVVQRLAERRLPSWVQLADHGIGCGRLDCDMLGDYDTTVLVDGTPRGGTPGRLRVTDLDLTEAQPDGLIAPALLRLLGCDAARLVVVACEPRSTTGIGLSPEVAAAVDEAVELVTELVWGEPPGAAAAGSPRLVPSARGE from the coding sequence ATGAGGCCACGTGTGCTGGTCACAGGTATTGGCACCATCCTGCGCGGTGACGAAGGCTTCGCTCTCGAAGTCGTTCAGCGGTTGGCCGAGCGTCGCCTTCCCTCCTGGGTTCAACTCGCCGATCACGGCATTGGCTGCGGCAGGCTCGACTGCGACATGCTCGGCGACTACGACACCACCGTGCTGGTGGACGGCACGCCACGCGGCGGGACTCCCGGCCGGTTGCGGGTCACGGACCTCGACCTCACGGAGGCGCAACCGGACGGCCTGATCGCGCCGGCTCTGCTGCGGCTCCTCGGGTGTGACGCGGCCCGGCTGGTCGTCGTCGCCTGCGAACCGAGGTCCACCACCGGTATCGGGCTCAGCCCCGAGGTGGCCGCGGCAGTGGACGAGGCTGTCGAACTCGTCACCGAACTGGTGTGGGGCGAACCGCCCGGCGCGGCGGCGGCAGGCTCGCCTCGGCTGGTCCCCTCGGCGCGCGGCGAATAG
- a CDS encoding GntR family transcriptional regulator — translation MNGPERKKYNPENKTGYEYVLLADHLAGLIADGDWPAGSRIPGERALSEEYGVALDTVRKATKILRDRGLVQTLKSKGTFVTSPRS, via the coding sequence ATGAACGGTCCCGAACGGAAGAAGTACAACCCGGAGAACAAGACCGGGTACGAATACGTCCTGCTCGCCGACCATCTGGCCGGGCTCATCGCCGACGGCGACTGGCCCGCCGGTAGCCGGATTCCGGGAGAACGAGCCCTTTCGGAGGAGTACGGCGTCGCGCTCGACACCGTCCGCAAGGCCACGAAGATCCTGCGAGATCGCGGGCTCGTGCAGACGCTGAAGTCAAAGGGCACGTTCGTCACCTCGCCCCGGTCCTGA
- a CDS encoding beta-phosphoglucomutase family hydrolase, with the protein MIGLPGTVTACLFDLDGVLTSTAALHMRAWKETFDEFLREHGTSPLPPFTQQDYATYVDGRPRLDGVRAFLASRGIELPEGGEGDDAGADTVHGIGNRKNRLLLRLIADGVTPFPGSVRYLDAVREHGLAIGVVTSSANGATVLDAAGLSGYVRARVDGIVIKERGLRGKPAPDSFLTCAAELGVRPSACAVFEDAQAGVRAGRDGGFGYVVGVNRAESGAHADQEKALREQGADIVVDDLADLLEEGA; encoded by the coding sequence ATGATCGGGTTACCCGGCACGGTCACCGCGTGTCTTTTCGACCTCGACGGTGTTCTCACCAGCACCGCCGCCCTGCACATGCGGGCGTGGAAGGAGACCTTCGACGAGTTCCTGCGCGAGCACGGCACGTCGCCGTTGCCGCCCTTCACCCAGCAGGACTACGCCACCTACGTCGATGGCCGTCCCCGGCTCGACGGCGTCCGCGCCTTCCTGGCGTCCCGTGGGATCGAACTCCCGGAAGGTGGTGAAGGGGACGACGCGGGAGCCGATACCGTACACGGCATCGGCAATCGCAAGAACCGCTTGCTCCTGCGGTTGATCGCCGACGGGGTCACCCCGTTTCCGGGTTCGGTCCGGTACCTCGACGCGGTCCGGGAACACGGGCTGGCCATCGGTGTGGTCACCTCGTCGGCCAACGGTGCGACGGTGCTGGACGCCGCTGGGCTCTCCGGCTACGTGCGGGCTCGCGTTGACGGGATCGTCATCAAAGAACGCGGACTTCGCGGCAAACCCGCACCCGACTCGTTCCTCACGTGTGCCGCCGAACTCGGTGTGCGGCCGTCGGCCTGTGCCGTGTTCGAGGACGCGCAGGCCGGGGTACGCGCGGGGCGCGACGGTGGCTTCGGCTACGTGGTCGGCGTCAACCGGGCGGAGTCCGGTGCGCATGCCGACCAGGA
- a CDS encoding helix-turn-helix domain-containing protein: MVEVSHVVAEWAFTHGLKKLRETSENSNQSEIARLIGKSRATIGHYEMGRYLPSHDSLDIMLDAYGHSDRATYYRQLRDRVEMHSPDWWEDEFPEHFPPRSTALLAGFEYSAADLRIFEPNHVPELLQTPAYAEALLRAELTDQRADQLTLHLRMLRGRQAILNRADPPRLACVVGESALRSPVGGPFVLGDQLTELASFARRDNIEVRVLPDSEGRPVGSAAGFTELLLPSEVIQDFSDVVYMTTPVDRIQYEDPETLAVFRNLWEQAWSAALPGDESAELLADLAGRLTRDAS; this comes from the coding sequence TTGGTCGAGGTGAGCCACGTCGTCGCGGAGTGGGCGTTCACCCATGGGTTGAAGAAGCTGCGTGAGACCAGCGAGAACTCCAACCAGAGTGAGATCGCTCGCCTGATCGGCAAGAGCCGCGCGACCATCGGGCACTACGAGATGGGCCGCTACCTGCCGAGTCATGACAGCCTCGACATCATGCTCGACGCATACGGACACAGCGACCGCGCCACGTACTACCGCCAGTTGCGCGACAGGGTCGAGATGCACTCCCCCGACTGGTGGGAGGACGAATTCCCCGAGCATTTCCCGCCTCGTTCGACGGCGCTGCTCGCCGGTTTCGAGTACTCGGCGGCAGACCTGCGGATCTTCGAGCCGAACCACGTGCCGGAACTACTACAAACGCCGGCCTACGCCGAGGCACTGCTACGCGCCGAACTCACCGATCAGCGAGCCGACCAGTTGACACTGCACCTGCGCATGCTCCGCGGCAGGCAAGCGATTCTCAACAGAGCGGACCCTCCGCGTCTCGCCTGCGTCGTCGGGGAATCGGCACTGCGGAGTCCCGTCGGCGGCCCGTTCGTACTGGGAGACCAACTCACCGAGCTGGCCTCGTTCGCGCGCCGCGACAACATCGAGGTCCGGGTGCTGCCCGACAGTGAAGGGCGGCCGGTGGGAAGTGCTGCCGGATTCACAGAGTTGTTGCTGCCTTCCGAGGTCATACAGGACTTCTCCGACGTCGTCTACATGACGACACCGGTCGATCGGATTCAGTACGAGGACCCGGAGACCCTCGCCGTCTTCCGGAACCTGTGGGAGCAGGCATGGTCCGCCGCGCTCCCCGGTGACGAGTCGGCCGAACTCCTCGCCGACCTGGCAGGCAGGCTCACCAGGGACGCTTCCTGA
- the metK gene encoding methionine adenosyltransferase produces the protein MTANRRLFTSESVTEGHPDKMCDAISDTILDALLAADPRSRVAVESLITTGQVHVAGEVTTEAYVDVPTLVRDTVLEIGYDSSAKGFDGASCGVNVAIGSQSPDIAQGVDAAYETRLENALDELDRQGAGDQGLMFGYACSDTPELMPLPIALAHRLSRRLTEVRKNGTVPYLRPDGKTQVTIEYEGDRPVRLDTVVISSQHAEGIDLDGMLARDLVQHVITPEIESLGLDAAEPRTLINPTGRFVVGGPMGDAGLTGRKIIVDTYGGMARHGGGAFSGKDPSKVDRSAAYAMRWVAKNIVAAGLADRAEIQVAYAIGKAAPVGLFVETFGTEKVDPAKIQAAITEVFDLRPAAIIRDLDLLRPIYAPTAAYGHFGRTDVDLPWERTDRAPALKDAAKA, from the coding sequence GTGACCGCTAATCGAAGGCTGTTCACCAGCGAGTCCGTCACGGAGGGCCACCCCGACAAGATGTGTGACGCCATCAGCGACACCATCCTGGACGCCCTGTTGGCCGCCGACCCGAGGAGCCGGGTCGCGGTGGAGTCCCTGATCACAACAGGTCAGGTCCACGTCGCGGGTGAGGTGACCACGGAGGCGTACGTGGACGTGCCCACGCTGGTGCGCGACACCGTCCTCGAGATCGGGTACGACTCGTCGGCGAAGGGGTTCGACGGCGCGTCGTGCGGGGTGAACGTCGCTATCGGTTCGCAGTCGCCGGACATCGCGCAGGGCGTCGATGCCGCGTACGAGACGAGGCTGGAGAACGCTCTCGACGAGCTGGACCGTCAGGGCGCCGGTGACCAGGGCCTGATGTTCGGCTATGCCTGCTCGGACACGCCCGAGCTGATGCCCCTGCCCATCGCGCTGGCTCACCGTCTCTCTCGCAGGCTCACCGAGGTCCGCAAGAACGGGACGGTGCCGTACCTGCGTCCCGACGGCAAGACCCAGGTGACCATCGAGTACGAGGGTGACCGTCCGGTGCGGCTGGACACGGTGGTGATCTCCAGCCAGCACGCCGAGGGCATCGACCTCGACGGGATGCTCGCCCGCGACCTCGTGCAGCACGTCATCACGCCGGAGATCGAGTCCCTCGGCCTCGACGCCGCCGAGCCGAGGACACTCATCAACCCGACGGGCCGGTTCGTGGTGGGTGGTCCGATGGGTGACGCGGGGCTGACGGGCCGCAAGATCATCGTGGATACGTACGGCGGGATGGCCCGGCACGGTGGTGGTGCTTTCTCGGGCAAGGACCCGTCGAAGGTGGACCGCTCGGCCGCCTACGCGATGCGCTGGGTCGCCAAGAACATCGTCGCCGCGGGCCTCGCCGATCGTGCCGAGATCCAGGTGGCGTACGCGATCGGCAAGGCGGCTCCGGTGGGGTTGTTCGTGGAGACGTTCGGGACGGAGAAGGTGGACCCCGCCAAGATCCAGGCCGCGATCACCGAGGTGTTCGACCTGCGTCCCGCGGCGATCATCCGTGATCTCGACCTGTTGCGGCCGATCTACGCCCCGACGGCCGCCTACGGTCACTTCGGCCGCACCGACGTCGATCTCCCGTGGGAGAGGACCGACAGGGCGCCCGCGTTGAAGGACGCCGCGAAGGCGTGA
- a CDS encoding SDR family oxidoreductase: protein MNQPKQSQQPPGDTGRMAPQPRDEMRDWVGRDLLRDRKALITGGDSGIGRAVAVAFAKEGADVAIAYLSEHDDAEHTAALVREQGRRCLLLPGDLADAAQCEKVVAGTVREFGGLDLLVNNVATQQEHQSFDEIDDEQWTHTFDVNIHSYFRVTAAALRHLPEGGAIINTGSVNGLRGNKKLIDYSATKGAVHAWTFAMAQSLVPRGIRVNCVAPGPVWTPLIPATMGEEHVESFGQQVPMGRAADPDELAPSYVFLASNRMSSYYTGEVMAALGGETTPG from the coding sequence GTGAACCAGCCGAAACAGAGCCAGCAACCCCCCGGCGACACCGGGCGGATGGCTCCTCAGCCACGCGACGAGATGCGCGACTGGGTGGGGCGTGACCTGCTCCGTGATCGCAAGGCACTCATCACGGGCGGGGATTCCGGTATCGGGCGTGCCGTCGCGGTGGCGTTCGCCAAGGAGGGCGCCGACGTGGCCATCGCGTACCTCAGCGAGCACGACGACGCCGAGCACACCGCCGCGCTGGTGCGCGAGCAGGGCCGCCGCTGCCTGTTGCTGCCGGGCGACCTCGCGGACGCGGCCCAGTGCGAGAAGGTCGTCGCCGGCACGGTGCGCGAGTTCGGCGGACTCGACCTCCTCGTCAACAATGTCGCGACCCAGCAGGAGCACCAGTCGTTCGACGAGATCGACGACGAGCAGTGGACACACACCTTCGACGTGAACATCCACTCCTACTTCCGGGTCACGGCAGCGGCACTGCGGCACCTGCCCGAAGGCGGCGCGATCATCAACACCGGCTCGGTGAACGGCCTGCGGGGCAACAAGAAGCTCATCGACTACTCGGCCACGAAAGGCGCCGTTCACGCCTGGACGTTCGCCATGGCTCAGTCGCTTGTCCCGCGAGGCATCCGGGTCAACTGCGTCGCTCCCGGTCCTGTCTGGACCCCGCTGATCCCGGCCACGATGGGTGAGGAGCACGTCGAGTCGTTCGGGCAGCAGGTGCCCATGGGCCGAGCCGCCGACCCGGACGAACTCGCGCCCTCGTACGTGTTCCTCGCCTCGAACCGGATGTCCTCGTACTACACCGGCGAGGTCATGGCCGCGCTCGGTGGCGAGACGACGCCGGGCTGA
- a CDS encoding STAS domain-containing protein, translating to MACTKDDLDLLVERPVAGLVVIRVAGEIDILGAPTLRRCIESCVAGASALVLDLSGTTFFGAAGLSVLVRTSALVERRHVRWALVCPTAVLRPLRVTDLDRELPVCTDFAEAVAVAASPALS from the coding sequence ATGGCGTGCACGAAGGACGACCTCGACCTGCTGGTCGAGCGGCCGGTGGCCGGGCTGGTCGTGATCAGGGTCGCCGGGGAGATCGATATCCTGGGCGCTCCGACGCTGCGGCGGTGTATCGAGAGCTGTGTTGCCGGCGCTTCAGCCCTTGTCCTCGACTTGAGCGGCACCACGTTCTTCGGCGCCGCAGGACTCTCCGTTCTGGTGCGCACCTCGGCTCTCGTGGAACGGCGACATGTCCGGTGGGCGCTCGTGTGCCCCACAGCGGTGTTGCGACCGCTGCGCGTCACCGACCTCGACCGTGAACTGCCGGTGTGCACGGACTTCGCGGAGGCTGTCGCGGTGGCCGCTTCCCCCGCGCTTTCCTGA
- a CDS encoding SigB/SigF/SigG family RNA polymerase sigma factor codes for MTPDEQSRVEARAQGGGSSGYEDLAPLFNTLAALDPEDPRRTAVRDEIITRCLPLAEHIARRFVGRGEPRDDLVQVARLGLLNAIDRFDASRGTEFVAFAVPTIMGEVRRHFRDSSWAVRVPRRLKELHLSLSQASGKLAQRLGRAPTPSELAAELDLSPEDVWDGLLAGNAYQSVSMDAAYDDEGTLPLAETVGEDDVQLENVEFHESLQPLLASLPERERRVLILRFFGNMTQTQIAERVGISQMHVSRLLARTLEFLRGKLTE; via the coding sequence GTGACCCCTGACGAGCAATCCCGCGTTGAAGCGCGCGCGCAAGGGGGAGGCTCAAGCGGATACGAGGATCTCGCTCCACTGTTCAACACGCTCGCCGCTCTCGATCCGGAGGACCCGAGAAGGACGGCCGTTCGCGACGAGATCATCACCCGCTGCCTGCCTCTCGCCGAGCACATCGCCCGGCGGTTCGTCGGCCGTGGCGAGCCGCGTGACGATCTGGTGCAGGTCGCAAGGCTGGGGCTGCTCAACGCCATCGACCGCTTCGACGCCTCACGGGGCACCGAATTCGTCGCCTTCGCCGTGCCCACGATCATGGGCGAGGTCCGGAGGCACTTCCGCGATTCGAGTTGGGCGGTCCGCGTACCCAGGAGATTGAAGGAACTCCACCTTTCGTTGAGCCAGGCGAGCGGCAAACTCGCCCAGAGGCTGGGCCGTGCCCCGACACCGAGCGAACTCGCCGCCGAACTCGACCTCTCCCCGGAGGACGTCTGGGACGGGTTGCTCGCGGGCAACGCCTACCAGTCGGTGTCCATGGACGCCGCCTACGACGACGAGGGCACGCTGCCGCTCGCCGAGACCGTCGGTGAGGACGACGTACAACTGGAAAACGTCGAGTTCCACGAGTCGCTGCAACCGCTGCTCGCGAGTCTTCCCGAGCGGGAACGGCGGGTGCTCATCCTGCGTTTCTTCGGCAACATGACCCAGACCCAGATCGCCGAGCGTGTCGGGATCTCCCAAATGCACGTGTCCCGGTTGCTCGCCCGCACGCTGGAGTTCCTTCGCGGAAAGCTCACCGAGTGA
- a CDS encoding carbohydrate kinase family protein, giving the protein MRIAVTGSIATDHLMVFPGKFADQFVADQLDKVSLSFLVDHLDIRRGGVAANIAFGLGSLGMNPVLVGAVGRDFDDYRSWLERHGVDTGSVHVSQTRHTSRFLCTTDQAQAQIASFYAGAMEEARDIELQVVADRVGRLDLVVVAPNDPVAMVRHTQECRERGIPFAADPSQQLARMEGPEIRTLVEGAAYLFTNEYETSLLLKETGWSEAEILDRVGHWVKTFGPEGVRIESKHTEALTVPALTVTDEVDPTGVGDAFRAGFLWGLAAKLGLERSAQVGCTLAAIVLETVGTQEYTLDRAEFSKRVATTYGSDAAAEIESKLRV; this is encoded by the coding sequence ATGCGCATAGCGGTGACCGGCTCCATCGCCACCGACCATTTGATGGTCTTCCCAGGCAAGTTCGCCGACCAGTTCGTCGCCGATCAGCTCGACAAGGTGTCCCTGTCGTTTCTCGTCGATCACCTCGACATCCGCAGAGGCGGTGTCGCCGCCAACATCGCGTTCGGGCTCGGCAGCCTCGGGATGAACCCGGTGTTGGTCGGCGCGGTCGGCCGGGACTTCGACGACTACCGCTCGTGGCTTGAGCGGCACGGCGTCGATACCGGGTCTGTCCATGTGTCGCAGACCCGGCACACCTCGCGGTTCCTGTGCACGACCGACCAGGCTCAGGCGCAGATCGCGTCGTTCTACGCCGGGGCGATGGAAGAGGCCCGCGACATCGAACTGCAGGTCGTGGCCGATCGGGTGGGGCGGCTCGACCTCGTGGTCGTCGCTCCGAACGACCCGGTGGCGATGGTGCGCCACACCCAGGAGTGCCGTGAGCGGGGCATCCCGTTCGCCGCCGACCCCTCCCAGCAGCTGGCGCGGATGGAAGGCCCGGAGATCCGCACGCTGGTGGAGGGCGCGGCCTACCTGTTCACCAACGAGTACGAGACGTCGCTGCTGTTGAAGGAGACCGGCTGGTCGGAGGCGGAGATCCTCGACAGGGTCGGTCACTGGGTGAAGACCTTCGGTCCCGAGGGAGTGCGGATCGAGTCGAAGCACACCGAAGCTCTGACCGTGCCCGCGCTGACGGTGACCGACGAGGTGGACCCGACGGGTGTCGGCGACGCCTTCCGTGCCGGGTTCCTGTGGGGCCTCGCCGCGAAGCTGGGGCTGGAGCGATCCGCGCAGGTCGGGTGTACCCTGGCGGCCATCGTCCTGGAGACCGTCGGCACGCAGGAATACACCCTGGATCGGGCGGAATTCTCCAAGCGCGTGGCCACGACCTACGGCAGCGACGCCGCGGCCGAGATCGAATCCAAGCTGCGGGTGTGA
- a CDS encoding alpha/beta fold hydrolase → MTGPELPERFDTPGGTVRWGRLGQGRPVVLLHGTPFSSWVWRDMATALAERYEVFVWDLLGYGESEQREGQDVSLAAQGEIFASLLGHWDLAAPDVVAHDIGGAVSLRAHLLHGAHYRSLALVDVVALRPWGSPFFRLVADHPEVFERLPPSLHEALVREYVAGALHRAAPEAVIDRLVKPWLGSRGQAAFYRQIAQADQRHTDDIEEQFEALNLPVLVCWGEEDAWIPLERGEELARRIPGARLRRIACAGHLVQHDAPAALAGALLGFLG, encoded by the coding sequence ATGACCGGACCGGAGTTGCCGGAGCGGTTCGACACGCCTGGCGGAACGGTGCGCTGGGGCAGGCTGGGGCAGGGAAGACCAGTAGTGTTGCTGCACGGCACGCCGTTCTCGTCCTGGGTATGGCGAGATATGGCGACAGCGTTGGCTGAGCGCTACGAGGTCTTTGTGTGGGACCTGCTCGGGTACGGAGAATCGGAACAACGCGAAGGGCAGGACGTGTCCCTCGCGGCACAGGGGGAGATCTTCGCGTCGCTGCTCGGCCACTGGGATCTGGCCGCCCCGGATGTGGTGGCTCACGACATCGGTGGTGCGGTCTCGCTGCGAGCCCATCTGCTGCACGGCGCCCACTACCGCAGCCTCGCCCTCGTGGACGTCGTCGCGCTACGGCCGTGGGGGTCGCCGTTCTTCCGCCTCGTCGCCGACCATCCCGAGGTGTTCGAGCGGCTCCCTCCGTCGCTGCATGAGGCGCTCGTCCGCGAGTACGTCGCAGGCGCACTGCACAGGGCCGCGCCGGAGGCCGTCATCGACCGTCTCGTGAAGCCGTGGCTCGGCAGTCGAGGGCAGGCCGCGTTCTACCGGCAGATCGCACAAGCCGATCAACGGCACACCGACGACATCGAGGAGCAATTCGAGGCGCTCAACCTGCCGGTGCTGGTGTGCTGGGGCGAGGAGGACGCGTGGATTCCGCTCGAGCGCGGCGAGGAACTGGCGCGCCGGATTCCCGGGGCCCGGCTGCGCCGCATCGCCTGCGCGGGGCACCTCGTCCAGCATGACGCCCCCGCCGCGCTGGCCGGGGCACTTCTCGGCTTCCTCGGCTGA
- a CDS encoding class I SAM-dependent methyltransferase codes for MENERNRRYTRKQGLADLIEVVDGSLEDLPFEDDEFDVVWSHDAMLLSGDRVRVLKEVARVLRPRGEFVFADPMASDGCDSVALRLILDRLRLESMGSPSFYRRELSKLGLCRIEFDDHTEQLADRCGRVMEETGRCREEIGSRVSESYLTHMEIGLTHWVEGGKAGNLAWGVFHARA; via the coding sequence GTGGAGAACGAACGCAACCGCCGGTACACGAGGAAACAGGGACTCGCCGACCTCATCGAGGTGGTGGACGGCTCGCTCGAGGACCTGCCTTTCGAGGACGACGAGTTCGACGTCGTGTGGTCGCACGACGCGATGCTGCTCAGCGGTGACCGCGTGCGTGTCCTCAAGGAGGTCGCGCGCGTGCTGAGACCCCGGGGTGAGTTCGTCTTCGCCGATCCCATGGCGTCGGACGGCTGCGACAGCGTGGCGCTTCGGCTCATTCTCGACCGGCTGCGTCTGGAGAGCATGGGCTCTCCGAGTTTCTACCGCCGAGAACTGAGCAAACTCGGTCTGTGCCGCATCGAGTTCGACGACCACACGGAGCAACTCGCCGATCGCTGCGGGCGAGTGATGGAGGAGACAGGGCGGTGTCGTGAGGAGATCGGCTCGCGGGTGAGCGAGAGCTACCTCACGCACATGGAGATCGGTCTCACGCACTGGGTCGAGGGTGGCAAGGCCGGTAATCTCGCCTGGGGCGTATTCCACGCTCGCGCCTGA